Within the Comamonadaceae bacterium OTU4NAUVB1 genome, the region ACCAGGTACTCGCTGAGCGTGGCGGTCTTGCGGAAGTTGGACGCGACCAGCGGCAGGTCCTTGATGATCAGCCCGGCGGCGTGGACCTTGTCGGCCTCGACGTCCTCCTCGTTGACGCCGTAGTTGCCGATGTGCGGATACGTGAGCGTCACGATCTGCTGGCAATAGCTGGGGTCGGTGAGGATTTCCTGGTAGCCGGTCATGGCGGTGTTGAACACCACCTCACCGACGGTGGAGCCGGAAGCTCCGATCGACTGGCCGAGAAAGACCGTGCCGTCTGCGAGTGCCAGGATGGCGGGAGGAAACGCTCCCTTGAGAGACAAAAGCACTGGGTTCTCCGGATGGTTACGGTCGCCCGGAGTCTTCCGGAAATGCTCCCGGGGGACTGCTGATTCGAGGATTGTTGCTTTGAAGGCGGCCGGGCGACGCTGAGCGAAAAGCGCTCGATTGTAGCCGTCGCGACCAGGGACTCATCCGTCAATCGGACATTCCCTGAGATTGATGGGACCGGCCCGACGACCCGCCCGGGCGCGGCGCCATGCGTGTCGCTCAGCGCGACGAACCGCTCGCGTGCAGGCAGATCGCCGCCGCCGCGGCCACGTTGAGCGACTCCTCGCCACCGGGTTGCGCGATGCGGATGCGCAGTGCCGCGCGGGCTTCGAGCGCGGGCGAGACGCCCTGCCCCTCGTGCCCCAACACCCAGGCACAGGGCCAGGGCAACGTCGTGCGGTGGAGGAACTCGCCGCCATGCGAACTCGTCACCAGCAGCGGCACGGACAGCGCCTGGAGTTCGTCGGGCGAAGCCACCTCGATCAGCCGCAGACCGAAGTGCGCGCCCATGCCCGCGCGAAGCACCTTGGGCGACCACAGCGCCGCCGTGCCCTTGAGCGCGACCACCTGGGAGAAGCCGAACGCCCCGGCACTGCGAAGGATGGAGCCGACGTTGCCGGCGTCCTGCAGGCGGTCGAGCACCACCGTGGCCGCGTCCGGCTGCAGCGCCGGCCGCGCCGGCAGGTCCAAGACGAAGCCCATCGGCGCGGGCGATTCCAGCCCGCTGATGCCGGCGAGCAGGTCGTCGGCGACGACCACCAGCCGGTCCGAGACACCGCCCCATTCGAAGCGACCCCGGGCCCAGAACGTCTCGGAGAACACCGCGATGCCCGGCCGCAGGCCGCGCTCGCGCGCCGCGCGGCAGAGGTGGTCGCCTTCCAGCCAGACGCGCCCGAGCTTGCGGTAGGCGCCCGCGTCCTGCGCCAGCTTGCGCAGGTCCTTGAGCAGCGGGTTGTCGCGCGAACGGACGTGGGTCGGCTCGACCGGCGTCATCGCGCGGTCTCCAGCGTCGCGACACCCGCCACCCCTGGGACGACCGGATCGCCGACGGACCGGACCTCGAGCGGTCCACGCGCCAGCGCCGCCGCGACGGGGCCGAAGGATCGGCGGTGGTGGATGCAGGCACCGTGACGCAGCAGCGCATCGAGATGAGCCTTCGTGCCATAGCCCTTGTGGCCGGCGAAACCGTAGTGCGGAAATTCCTGGTGCAGGTCCTGGCAGAGCCGGTCGCGATGCACCTTGGCGAGGATCGAGGCGGCCGAAATGGCGCGCACGCGCGCATCGCCGCGCACGATGGCCTCGGCCAGCACGTCGAGGCGCGGCAGGCGGTTGCCGTCGACCAGCACCTTGACCGGCTTCAGCCGCAGGCCCTCGACCGCGCGGCGCATGGCGATCAGGGTGGCCTGCAGGATGTTGTGCGTGTCGATCTCCTCGACCGTCGCCTGGGCCACCGAGCAGCACAGCGCGCGCGCCAGGATCTGCTCGCCCAGACGTTCGCGCTGGCGCGCGCTCAGCGTCTTGGAATCGGCCAGCCCGGGGATCGGGCGACGCTCGTCGAGGATCACCGCCGCGGCCACGACCGGACCGGCCAGCGGACCGCGTCCGGCCTCGTCGACACCGGCCACCAGCCCCGGCGCGTCCCACGCGAGCAAGGCCTGCTCAGCCCGCAAGAACTTTTTCGATGGCATCGGCGCAAAGGGTCGGGGTGTCGCGCTGCAGTTCGGCATGCAGCGCGGTGAAACGACGCTGCAGGGCGTCGACCGCGTCGGATGCCTGGAGCCAGTGCAGCGTGGCCTGGGCCAGCGCCTCGGGCGTCGCGGCCTCCTGCAGCAGCTCGGGCACGACGAAATCACGGCACAGGATGTTGGGCAGCCCGACCCAGGGCT harbors:
- the rnhB gene encoding ribonuclease HII, whose protein sequence is MPSKKFLRAEQALLAWDAPGLVAGVDEAGRGPLAGPVVAAAVILDERRPIPGLADSKTLSARQRERLGEQILARALCCSVAQATVEEIDTHNILQATLIAMRRAVEGLRLKPVKVLVDGNRLPRLDVLAEAIVRGDARVRAISAASILAKVHRDRLCQDLHQEFPHYGFAGHKGYGTKAHLDALLRHGACIHHRRSFGPVAAALARGPLEVRSVGDPVVPGVAGVATLETAR
- a CDS encoding RNA methyltransferase codes for the protein MTPVEPTHVRSRDNPLLKDLRKLAQDAGAYRKLGRVWLEGDHLCRAARERGLRPGIAVFSETFWARGRFEWGGVSDRLVVVADDLLAGISGLESPAPMGFVLDLPARPALQPDAATVVLDRLQDAGNVGSILRSAGAFGFSQVVALKGTAALWSPKVLRAGMGAHFGLRLIEVASPDELQALSVPLLVTSSHGGEFLHRTTLPWPCAWVLGHEGQGVSPALEARAALRIRIAQPGGEESLNVAAAAAICLHASGSSR